A region of the Stutzerimonas stutzeri genome:
TTCGCGCCTCCCGCAGTTGCACTTCCGTCAGCTGGGTATCGAACAGGTTGCGCTGGGCATCGAGCGCTTCGAGATAGGACGAATAGCCACCGTGATAGCGGTCCTCGGCGATCTCCAGTGAGCGTGTCAGTACCCTGCGGCGTGCCTCGATGCGGTCGCTCTGGCTGGCCAGGCGATCCAGACCGGAGAGGGCATTCTCCACTTCACTGAAGGCGGTGAGCACTGCCGCGCGATAGGCATAGGCCGCCTGATTGCGCTCGGCCGTGGCCACCGCGACGCCGGCCTCGCGGCGGCCACCATCGAACAGCGGGGCGAGTACGCTGGCGCCCAGGCTCCAGACCTTTACCGGGTCGTAATCCAGCGCGTTCACATAAAGGCGCCCGAGGCTCGCGGAAAGTTGCACTTGCGGCAGGAAGCGGTCACGTTCGCTGTCGAGGAACAGGTCACTGGCCGCCAGCTGCTGTTCGGCCTGGTACAGATCGGGGCGTTGGCGCAGCAGGGCCGCGGGGAGGACGCCGGGCACTGCGGGTGGATGCAGCGCATCCAGCGTACCGCGCGCCACCGGGCCGGGTGAGTCGCCGGCGAGCCGGCGTAGTGCATGCTCCTGCTCGACGATGGCCTGTTCCAGTTGCGGTACCAGCTGCGCCGCGGCTTCGAACTCGGCGCGGGCCTGGGTCAGCTCCAGCTCCGAGGTGTAGCCCATCCGCGCCCGATCCTCGGCCAGGTGCAGCGCCGCCTGCCGCGACTCCACGGTTTCGTGGGTCAGCGCGAGCTGGCGATCCAGCGACAACAAGGACACATAGCCCTGCGCCACAGTGGCGACGACCGCCAGGCGCAGACTTTGCTGTTCGGCCGCCGAAGCCTCGTACTGCAATTCGGCAACCTGGCGCAGACGGGCGAGGCGTCCCCACAGGTCCGCTTCATAGCTGAGCTGGAGGCCAGGCTGCGCGGCAGTGGTGGTGGTCAGGCCGGCTGCGCCGAAATCCTGGCTGCGCTCGGCCCCGAGCACGGCATCCAAACTCGGCAAGAGGGCCGCGCGAGACAGTCGGATCTGCTCGCGGGCGGCGTTCAGGCGCTCCGCCCCGGTCAGCAGGTCGGTGTTGCGCGCCAACGACCGCTCGACCAGCGCCGCCAGCGCGGGGTCGCCAAAACCCTGCCACCATCGCTCGATGGGGGTTGTGCCATCGGCAGGGCTGCGCCACTGAGCAGGTATCTCCTCTAGCCGAGCCTGCTGGGGT
Encoded here:
- a CDS encoding efflux transporter outer membrane subunit; this translates as MKLYGLFGALTLGLLCACVPHREPIPQQARLEEIPAQWRSPADGTTPIERWWQGFGDPALAALVERSLARNTDLLTGAERLNAAREQIRLSRAALLPSLDAVLGAERSQDFGAAGLTTTTAAQPGLQLSYEADLWGRLARLRQVAELQYEASAAEQQSLRLAVVATVAQGYVSLLSLDRQLALTHETVESRQAALHLAEDRARMGYTSELELTQARAEFEAAAQLVPQLEQAIVEQEHALRRLAGDSPGPVARGTLDALHPPAVPGVLPAALLRQRPDLYQAEQQLAASDLFLDSERDRFLPQVQLSASLGRLYVNALDYDPVKVWSLGASVLAPLFDGGRREAGVAVATAERNQAAYAYRAAVLTAFSEVENALSGLDRLASQSDRIEARRRVLTRSLEIAEDRYHGGYSSYLEALDAQRNLFDTQLTEVQLREARINRLIQLYRALGGGWKAPSEMAAEF